A section of the Sandaracinaceae bacterium genome encodes:
- a CDS encoding 1-acyl-sn-glycerol-3-phosphate acyltransferase — MNEARTQSQRPSEAPRPMVEDPGLSTLEQPEPGTFEPNRALRWLYARFFRHMGIDEKWSHHVRESAANGIVVYVMRSISVLDFLCLDYLVKRFRLPLVRFVNDLGLWILEPFGRGGRRLRLRRQVPQEEALAKVIHEQESALLFLRRPPALGEKRTGQGLDVDLIRTLVEQARKVDRPILLVPQTFVWTKRPPNKKPTLMDLVFGPSEWPGRLRVFLRFLLNYRNAQLRSGEPFDLSAFLDEHQDLTDAEAADRIRYAVLRRMERERQIVLGPAKKTAGRIREELIRSPRVRVHIERHARDHKMSIEKAEREADKELRKLCAMMDPNAVNLFARVLTWVFTRIYDGFVVDQEGLERVREAARRGPIILLPSHKSHVDYLVLSYVMAQNAVSPPLIAAGDNLSFFPIGPLLRRSGAFFIRRSFRGRRLYTALVDAYLRKILVEGWNVEFFMEGGRSRTGKLLPPKLGLLSMVVDAGLKLPSAKVSFVPISVGYERVIEQGAYAHELGGGEKEPESVGGLLRTSTVLRSRYGRLYIQFGEIFELDELLAEAARLRGDPSEGETEDPRELRPAERRALINRIAHRVTHEIDRVTTVTPAALVATALMSHRKRGMTRDDLRERAAWLLSALSRFGARIAKPVIEGDADYRPGQPLSVSEARALLRADALEETIALFADAKLVQTDEVEGEHVLTVPSDRRIALEYHENTLISFFVPSALISAALLALSNGEEAGPLEDRLRERVANLSRLFKYEFMFRADATFDEIFDDALGRMIEAGEIERDGDGLRPVEDSLVPVYAELLRSYFESYRLTALCLDALPQGEAKKKDWVKQTLARGRRLFATGEIELEEALSRQKIENALSAFHDLGLVKVSRESVERGAALSDREVLARWDRRLKRYLRR, encoded by the coding sequence ATGAACGAAGCCCGCACGCAGAGCCAGCGACCGAGCGAGGCGCCCCGCCCCATGGTCGAGGACCCCGGCCTCTCCACCCTGGAGCAGCCGGAGCCCGGCACGTTCGAGCCGAACCGCGCGCTCCGCTGGCTCTACGCGCGCTTCTTCCGGCACATGGGGATCGACGAGAAGTGGAGCCATCACGTCCGCGAGTCGGCCGCGAACGGGATCGTCGTCTACGTGATGCGCTCGATCTCGGTCCTCGACTTCCTGTGCCTGGACTACCTGGTGAAGCGCTTCCGGCTCCCGCTGGTCCGCTTCGTCAACGATCTCGGGCTCTGGATCCTCGAGCCCTTCGGTCGAGGTGGTCGGCGACTGCGGCTGCGGCGCCAGGTGCCCCAGGAGGAGGCCCTCGCGAAGGTCATCCACGAGCAAGAGAGCGCCCTGCTCTTCCTGCGGCGGCCGCCCGCGCTCGGGGAGAAGCGCACCGGCCAGGGGCTGGACGTCGATCTGATCCGGACCCTCGTCGAGCAGGCGCGCAAGGTGGACCGGCCGATCCTCCTCGTGCCGCAGACCTTCGTCTGGACCAAGCGGCCCCCCAACAAGAAGCCCACGTTGATGGATCTGGTCTTCGGCCCCAGCGAGTGGCCGGGGCGGCTCCGCGTGTTCCTGCGCTTCCTGCTCAACTACCGGAACGCGCAGCTCCGGAGCGGCGAGCCGTTCGACCTGTCGGCGTTCCTCGACGAGCACCAGGATCTGACCGACGCCGAGGCCGCCGACCGCATCCGCTACGCCGTGCTCCGGCGCATGGAGCGCGAGCGCCAGATCGTGCTCGGGCCGGCGAAGAAGACGGCCGGGCGCATCCGCGAAGAGCTCATCCGCAGCCCGCGCGTCCGCGTGCACATCGAGCGGCACGCCCGCGACCACAAGATGTCCATCGAGAAGGCGGAGCGAGAGGCGGACAAGGAGCTCCGCAAGCTCTGCGCGATGATGGACCCGAACGCGGTGAACCTCTTCGCGCGCGTCCTGACGTGGGTCTTCACACGCATCTACGACGGCTTCGTGGTCGATCAGGAGGGCCTCGAGCGCGTCCGGGAGGCGGCGCGGCGCGGGCCGATCATCCTGCTCCCGTCGCACAAGAGCCACGTCGACTACCTCGTCCTGAGCTACGTGATGGCGCAGAACGCCGTCTCGCCCCCGCTCATCGCGGCGGGCGACAACCTCTCCTTCTTCCCCATCGGCCCGCTCCTGCGGCGCTCGGGCGCGTTCTTCATCCGGCGCTCGTTCCGCGGGCGGCGGCTCTACACCGCGCTCGTCGACGCCTACCTGCGGAAGATCCTCGTGGAGGGCTGGAACGTCGAGTTCTTCATGGAGGGCGGCCGCTCCCGGACGGGCAAGCTCTTGCCGCCCAAGCTCGGCCTGCTCTCGATGGTGGTCGACGCGGGCCTGAAGCTGCCCAGCGCGAAGGTGAGCTTCGTGCCGATCTCGGTCGGCTACGAGCGCGTGATCGAGCAGGGCGCGTACGCGCACGAGCTCGGCGGCGGGGAGAAGGAGCCCGAGAGCGTGGGCGGGCTGTTGCGGACCTCCACCGTGCTCAGGTCCCGCTACGGCCGGCTCTACATTCAGTTCGGGGAGATCTTCGAGCTGGACGAGCTGCTCGCGGAGGCGGCCCGGCTCCGGGGCGACCCGAGCGAGGGTGAGACCGAGGATCCGCGCGAGCTCCGGCCGGCCGAGCGCCGCGCGCTGATCAACCGCATCGCGCACCGCGTCACCCACGAGATCGACCGGGTGACCACCGTGACGCCGGCCGCGCTGGTCGCCACCGCGCTCATGAGCCACCGCAAGCGGGGCATGACCCGGGACGACCTGCGCGAGCGGGCCGCGTGGCTGCTCTCGGCGCTGTCGCGCTTCGGCGCGCGGATCGCGAAGCCCGTCATCGAGGGGGACGCGGACTACCGGCCCGGGCAACCGCTCTCGGTCAGCGAGGCCCGCGCGCTGCTCCGCGCCGACGCGCTCGAGGAGACCATCGCGCTCTTCGCCGACGCGAAGCTGGTCCAGACGGACGAGGTCGAGGGCGAGCACGTGCTGACGGTGCCGAGCGACCGACGGATCGCGCTCGAGTACCACGAGAACACGCTGATCAGCTTCTTCGTGCCCAGCGCGCTCATCTCGGCCGCGCTGCTGGCCCTCTCGAACGGCGAGGAGGCCGGCCCGCTGGAGGACCGGCTGCGGGAGCGCGTCGCCAACCTCTCGCGCCTCTTCAAGTACGAGTTCATGTTCCGGGCGGACGCGACCTTCGACGAGATCTTCGACGACGCCCTGGGGCGCATGATCGAGGCGGGCGAGATCGAGCGCGACGGCGACGGCCTGCGCCCGGTCGAGGACAGCCTGGTCCCCGTCTACGCGGAGCTCCTCCGGAGCTACTTCGAGTCCTATCGGCTGACCGCGCTCTGCCTCGACGCGCTCCCGCAGGGCGAAGCGAAGAAGAAGGACTGGGTGAAGCAGACCCTCGCGCGGGGCCGCCGCCTCTTCGCGACGGGCGAGATCGAGCTGGAGGAGGCGCTGTCCCGCCAGAAGATCGAGAACGCGCTGAGCGCCTTCCACGACCTCGGGCTGGTGAAGGTCTCGCGCGAGAGCGTGGAGCGCGGCGCGGCGCTCTCGGACCGCGAGGTCCTCGCCCGCTGGGACCGCCGGCTGAAGCGCTACCTGCGGCGCTGA
- the rplM gene encoding 50S ribosomal protein L13, whose product MLTHTTRAVTTDEVERKWHVVDATDQPLGRLASEIAKVLRGKHNPAFTPNTDTGDFVVVVNAEKVRLTGNKLNQKHLYTHSGIPGGLKSESYRLLLQRKPEIAIEKAVRGMLPKTKLGRKLRAKLKVYGGPTHPHAAQKPEPLKL is encoded by the coding sequence ATGCTCACGCATACAACTCGCGCCGTTACGACGGACGAAGTCGAGCGGAAGTGGCACGTGGTCGATGCCACGGACCAGCCGCTCGGTCGGCTCGCTTCCGAGATTGCGAAGGTTCTCCGCGGGAAGCACAACCCCGCGTTCACCCCGAACACCGACACCGGTGACTTCGTGGTGGTGGTCAACGCCGAGAAGGTGCGTTTGACGGGAAACAAGCTCAACCAGAAGCACCTCTACACCCACTCGGGCATCCCGGGCGGGTTGAAGTCGGAGTCGTACCGGCTCCTGCTCCAGCGCAAGCCGGAGATCGCCATCGAGAAGGCGGTCCGTGGGATGCTGCCCAAGACGAAGCTCGGTCGGAAGCTTCGTGCCAAGCTCAAGGTCTACGGGGGTCCGACGCACCCCCACGCGGCGCAAAAGCCCGAGCCGCTGAAGCTCTGA
- the rpsI gene encoding 30S ribosomal protein S9: MPQATIHGRPYGTGKRKNAIARVFLSPGEGTVTVNGRTFEDYFPREVLRMVVQQPFDLLEARGKFDVQATVTGGGVAAQAEAVRHGISRALLNVDAEHRGTLKKAGFLTRDSRKKERKKPGQPGARKKFQYSKR, from the coding sequence ATGCCCCAGGCGACGATTCATGGCCGTCCGTACGGCACCGGCAAGCGTAAGAACGCCATCGCCCGCGTCTTCCTCAGCCCCGGCGAGGGCACGGTGACGGTCAACGGCCGCACCTTCGAGGACTACTTCCCCCGCGAGGTGCTGCGCATGGTCGTGCAGCAGCCCTTCGACCTCCTCGAGGCGCGCGGCAAGTTCGACGTCCAGGCGACGGTCACCGGAGGCGGCGTCGCGGCTCAGGCCGAGGCGGTCCGTCACGGTATCTCCCGAGCCCTGCTGAACGTGGACGCGGAGCACCGCGGCACGCTCAAGAAGGCCGGCTTCCTCACGCGCGACTCCCGCAAGAAGGAGCGCAAGAAGCCCGGTCAGCCCGGCGCCCGCAAGAAGTTCCAGTACTCGAAGCGCTGA
- the argC gene encoding N-acetyl-gamma-glutamyl-phosphate reductase has product MPNVKAAVVGATGYTGAELVRLLRGHPGVDLVSLVGNSTAGEPIASVLPSLVGLVDGEVQAWNPAVIAEEAEAVFCALPHGASAEKVGQLRDAGLVVLDLSADYRLSSLDVYRQWYGEHGDPERVGRAVYGLPELHRAALREADLIAVPGCYPTASILPVAPLLKEGAVTVDGPIVIDAKSGVSGAGRGAKPRTHFPETAESFRAYAIAGRHRHTPEIEQELSRMAQQAVRVIFSPHLVPMTRGILSTIYLRPSAGVNAVRCTEIARAFYEGSPSVHVLDPDSNPDTLWVRGSNRSLVSYTDDARSGWVVAQGAIDNLVKGASGQAIQCLNVRFGLEEGAGLGGSAIWP; this is encoded by the coding sequence GTGCCGAACGTCAAAGCTGCAGTCGTCGGAGCGACCGGGTACACCGGCGCCGAGCTCGTCCGACTCCTCAGAGGCCACCCCGGCGTCGACCTCGTCTCGCTCGTGGGCAACTCCACCGCGGGCGAGCCCATCGCCTCGGTGCTGCCGAGCCTGGTGGGCCTCGTGGACGGTGAGGTCCAGGCGTGGAACCCCGCCGTGATCGCCGAAGAGGCGGAGGCGGTCTTCTGCGCGCTGCCGCACGGGGCGAGCGCCGAGAAGGTGGGGCAGCTCCGGGACGCCGGCTTGGTCGTGCTGGATCTGTCGGCCGACTACCGCCTGTCGAGCCTCGATGTCTATCGCCAGTGGTACGGCGAGCACGGCGATCCCGAGCGGGTGGGGCGCGCGGTCTACGGCCTGCCGGAGCTCCACCGCGCGGCCCTGCGAGAGGCCGATCTGATCGCGGTGCCCGGCTGCTACCCGACGGCGAGCATCCTCCCCGTCGCGCCGCTGCTGAAGGAGGGCGCGGTCACCGTGGACGGCCCGATCGTCATCGACGCGAAGAGCGGCGTGAGCGGCGCGGGCCGCGGCGCCAAGCCGCGCACCCACTTCCCCGAGACCGCGGAGAGCTTCCGGGCCTACGCGATCGCCGGACGGCACCGCCACACGCCCGAGATCGAGCAGGAGCTGTCCCGCATGGCCCAGCAGGCGGTGCGCGTGATCTTCTCGCCCCACCTCGTCCCGATGACCCGCGGCATCCTCTCGACGATCTACCTCCGGCCCAGCGCGGGGGTGAACGCGGTGCGCTGCACGGAGATCGCGCGCGCCTTCTACGAGGGATCGCCCTCGGTGCACGTGCTCGACCCCGATAGCAACCCTGATACCCTCTGGGTGCGCGGCTCGAACCGCTCGCTCGTCTCCTACACCGACGACGCCCGCAGCGGATGGGTCGTCGCGCAGGGGGCGATCGACAACCTCGTCAAGGGAGCCTCCGGGCAGGCGATCCAGTGCCTGAACGTGCGCTTCGGGCTCGAAGAGGGCGCGGGGCTCGGCGGCTCGGCGATCTGGCCCTGA